A DNA window from Myxocyprinus asiaticus isolate MX2 ecotype Aquarium Trade chromosome 15, UBuf_Myxa_2, whole genome shotgun sequence contains the following coding sequences:
- the LOC127452783 gene encoding uncharacterized protein LOC127452783 isoform X1 yields the protein MSNKCHICLLVLTILCSLLIGISGVKDTHVFCSSGENVILPCNNARSDCNTTTWNYNRNRNSETFELFAYGMKKNNTERHERLSLGSDCSLNIYKASKEDYGSYTCQQYVNGHQQGNDARVYLHVLHVSVSVSPSSTQTEIRPGRSVTLSCQLILYDGVLCDTLVSFERIQLLWVNQTGVDLQKDSRYQISSGHCISTLTTTLLNEDNNREWRCQVNNGTKVETSVSYSVKYLAPTDTTSVSSVTTPNTPTDATSVSSVTTSNTPTDTTHVSSVTTPNIATSTTIYNKLSSVSTPVSERTSTSKAPVSPSQQVIVIVVVIAALAVLLPAVLLCVILKKRAGNRREVHSNSSPGANEQTDDVTYSQVTVSGKKQGSKNNVHSDDKVTYASIRGATAGPHGGLQ from the exons ATGTCTAATAAGTGTCACATATGTCTGCTGGTGCTGACAATTCTCTGCTCACTTCTCATAG GTATCAGTGGAGTGAAAGACACTCATGTGTTCTGCAGTTCTGGTGAAAATGTCATTCTGCCCTGTAATAATGCCCGTTCTGACTGCAACACAACTACATGGAACTATAATAGAAATAGAAATTcagagacatttgaactgtttgCTTATGGGATGAAGAAGAATAACACAGAGAGACATGAGAGACTGAGTCTGGGGTCTGACTGCTCTCTGAACATCTATAAAGCCTCAAAAGAAGATTATGGATCTTACACCTGTCAGCAATATGTGAATGGACATCAACAAGGAAATGATGCACGTGTTTATCTGCATGTTCTTCACG TTTCTGTTTCAGTCTCTCCATCATCCACACAGACTGAGATAAGACCAGGCCGCTCTGTGACTCTCTCCTGTCAGTTGATTTTATATGATGGAGTTTTGTGTGATACTTTGGTCAGTTTTGAGAGAATTCAGCTGTTGTGGGTGAATCAGACTGGTGTTGATCTGCAGAAAGACTCCAGATATCAGATATCATCAGGACACTGTATCAGCACTCTGACTACAACACTCCTGAATGAAGACAACAACAGAGAGTGGAGATGTCAAGTTAATAACGGAACTAAAGTGGAGACCTCAGTTAGCTATTCTGTCAAGTATTTGG CTCCAACTGATACAACATCTGTGAGTTCAGTCACCACCCCAAACA CTCCAACTGATGCAACATCTGTGAGTTCAGTCACCACCTCAAACA CTCCAACTGATACAACACATGTGAGTTCAGTCACCACCCCAAACA TTGCAACTTCTACAACTATATATAACAAACTATCTTCAGTCTCCACCCCAGTCTCTGAAAGGACCTCAACTTCCAAAGCACCAGTATCTCCATCACAACAAG TGATTGTGATTGTTGTTGTGATTGCTGCATTAGCTGTTCTCCTTCCTGCTGTTCTTCTATGTGTGATCCTGAAAAAGAGAGCTG GTAATAGAAGAGAGGTTCACTCCAATTCTTCCCCAGGTGCAAAT GAGCAGACAGATGATGTGACTTATTCACAGGTTACAGTTTCTGGAAAAAAGCAGGGGTCAAAGAACAAT GTTCATTCTGATGATAAAGTGACTTACGCTTCCATCAGAGGAGCAACAGCTGGACCCCACGGAGGACTGCAGTGA
- the LOC127452783 gene encoding uncharacterized protein LOC127452783 isoform X3 — MSNKCHICLLVLTILCSLLIGISGVKDTHVFCSSGENVILPCNNARSDCNTTTWNYNRNRNSETFELFAYGMKKNNTERHERLSLGSDCSLNIYKASKEDYGSYTCQQYVNGHQQGNDARVYLHVLHVSVSVSPSSTQTEIRPGRSVTLSCQLILYDGVLCDTLVSFERIQLLWVNQTGVDLQKDSRYQISSGHCISTLTTTLLNEDNNREWRCQVNNGTKVETSVSYSVKYLAPTDATSVSSVTTSNTPTDTTHVSSVTTPNIATSTTIYNKLSSVSTPVSERTSTSKAPVSPSQQVIVIVVVIAALAVLLPAVLLCVILKKRAGNRREVHSNSSPGANEQTDDVTYSQVTVSGKKQGSKNNVHSDDKVTYASIRGATAGPHGGLQ, encoded by the exons ATGTCTAATAAGTGTCACATATGTCTGCTGGTGCTGACAATTCTCTGCTCACTTCTCATAG GTATCAGTGGAGTGAAAGACACTCATGTGTTCTGCAGTTCTGGTGAAAATGTCATTCTGCCCTGTAATAATGCCCGTTCTGACTGCAACACAACTACATGGAACTATAATAGAAATAGAAATTcagagacatttgaactgtttgCTTATGGGATGAAGAAGAATAACACAGAGAGACATGAGAGACTGAGTCTGGGGTCTGACTGCTCTCTGAACATCTATAAAGCCTCAAAAGAAGATTATGGATCTTACACCTGTCAGCAATATGTGAATGGACATCAACAAGGAAATGATGCACGTGTTTATCTGCATGTTCTTCACG TTTCTGTTTCAGTCTCTCCATCATCCACACAGACTGAGATAAGACCAGGCCGCTCTGTGACTCTCTCCTGTCAGTTGATTTTATATGATGGAGTTTTGTGTGATACTTTGGTCAGTTTTGAGAGAATTCAGCTGTTGTGGGTGAATCAGACTGGTGTTGATCTGCAGAAAGACTCCAGATATCAGATATCATCAGGACACTGTATCAGCACTCTGACTACAACACTCCTGAATGAAGACAACAACAGAGAGTGGAGATGTCAAGTTAATAACGGAACTAAAGTGGAGACCTCAGTTAGCTATTCTGTCAAGTATTTGG CTCCAACTGATGCAACATCTGTGAGTTCAGTCACCACCTCAAACA CTCCAACTGATACAACACATGTGAGTTCAGTCACCACCCCAAACA TTGCAACTTCTACAACTATATATAACAAACTATCTTCAGTCTCCACCCCAGTCTCTGAAAGGACCTCAACTTCCAAAGCACCAGTATCTCCATCACAACAAG TGATTGTGATTGTTGTTGTGATTGCTGCATTAGCTGTTCTCCTTCCTGCTGTTCTTCTATGTGTGATCCTGAAAAAGAGAGCTG GTAATAGAAGAGAGGTTCACTCCAATTCTTCCCCAGGTGCAAAT GAGCAGACAGATGATGTGACTTATTCACAGGTTACAGTTTCTGGAAAAAAGCAGGGGTCAAAGAACAAT GTTCATTCTGATGATAAAGTGACTTACGCTTCCATCAGAGGAGCAACAGCTGGACCCCACGGAGGACTGCAGTGA
- the LOC127452783 gene encoding uncharacterized protein LOC127452783 isoform X4 — MSNKCHICLLVLTILCSLLIGISGVKDTHVFCSSGENVILPCNNARSDCNTTTWNYNRNRNSETFELFAYGMKKNNTERHERLSLGSDCSLNIYKASKEDYGSYTCQQYVNGHQQGNDARVYLHVLHVSVSVSPSSTQTEIRPGRSVTLSCQLILYDGVLCDTLVSFERIQLLWVNQTGVDLQKDSRYQISSGHCISTLTTTLLNEDNNREWRCQVNNGTKVETSVSYSVKYLAPTDTTSVSSVTTPNTPTDTTHVSSVTTPNIATSTTIYNKLSSVSTPVSERTSTSKAPVSPSQQVIVIVVVIAALAVLLPAVLLCVILKKRAGNRREVHSNSSPGANEQTDDVTYSQVTVSGKKQGSKNNVHSDDKVTYASIRGATAGPHGGLQ, encoded by the exons ATGTCTAATAAGTGTCACATATGTCTGCTGGTGCTGACAATTCTCTGCTCACTTCTCATAG GTATCAGTGGAGTGAAAGACACTCATGTGTTCTGCAGTTCTGGTGAAAATGTCATTCTGCCCTGTAATAATGCCCGTTCTGACTGCAACACAACTACATGGAACTATAATAGAAATAGAAATTcagagacatttgaactgtttgCTTATGGGATGAAGAAGAATAACACAGAGAGACATGAGAGACTGAGTCTGGGGTCTGACTGCTCTCTGAACATCTATAAAGCCTCAAAAGAAGATTATGGATCTTACACCTGTCAGCAATATGTGAATGGACATCAACAAGGAAATGATGCACGTGTTTATCTGCATGTTCTTCACG TTTCTGTTTCAGTCTCTCCATCATCCACACAGACTGAGATAAGACCAGGCCGCTCTGTGACTCTCTCCTGTCAGTTGATTTTATATGATGGAGTTTTGTGTGATACTTTGGTCAGTTTTGAGAGAATTCAGCTGTTGTGGGTGAATCAGACTGGTGTTGATCTGCAGAAAGACTCCAGATATCAGATATCATCAGGACACTGTATCAGCACTCTGACTACAACACTCCTGAATGAAGACAACAACAGAGAGTGGAGATGTCAAGTTAATAACGGAACTAAAGTGGAGACCTCAGTTAGCTATTCTGTCAAGTATTTGG CTCCAACTGATACAACATCTGTGAGTTCAGTCACCACCCCAAACA CTCCAACTGATACAACACATGTGAGTTCAGTCACCACCCCAAACA TTGCAACTTCTACAACTATATATAACAAACTATCTTCAGTCTCCACCCCAGTCTCTGAAAGGACCTCAACTTCCAAAGCACCAGTATCTCCATCACAACAAG TGATTGTGATTGTTGTTGTGATTGCTGCATTAGCTGTTCTCCTTCCTGCTGTTCTTCTATGTGTGATCCTGAAAAAGAGAGCTG GTAATAGAAGAGAGGTTCACTCCAATTCTTCCCCAGGTGCAAAT GAGCAGACAGATGATGTGACTTATTCACAGGTTACAGTTTCTGGAAAAAAGCAGGGGTCAAAGAACAAT GTTCATTCTGATGATAAAGTGACTTACGCTTCCATCAGAGGAGCAACAGCTGGACCCCACGGAGGACTGCAGTGA
- the LOC127452783 gene encoding uncharacterized protein LOC127452783 isoform X2, producing MSNKCHICLLVLTILCSLLIGISGVKDTHVFCSSGENVILPCNNARSDCNTTTWNYNRNRNSETFELFAYGMKKNNTERHERLSLGSDCSLNIYKASKEDYGSYTCQQYVNGHQQGNDARVYLHVLHVSVSVSPSSTQTEIRPGRSVTLSCQLILYDGVLCDTLVSFERIQLLWVNQTGVDLQKDSRYQISSGHCISTLTTTLLNEDNNREWRCQVNNGTKVETSVSYSVKYLAPTDTTSVSSVTTPNTPTDATSVSSVTTSNTPTDTTHVSSVTTPNIATSTTIYNKLSSVSTPVSERTSTSKAPVSPSQQVIVIVVVIAALAVLLPAVLLCVILKKRAGNRREVHSNSSPGANTDDVTYSQVTVSGKKQGSKNNVHSDDKVTYASIRGATAGPHGGLQ from the exons ATGTCTAATAAGTGTCACATATGTCTGCTGGTGCTGACAATTCTCTGCTCACTTCTCATAG GTATCAGTGGAGTGAAAGACACTCATGTGTTCTGCAGTTCTGGTGAAAATGTCATTCTGCCCTGTAATAATGCCCGTTCTGACTGCAACACAACTACATGGAACTATAATAGAAATAGAAATTcagagacatttgaactgtttgCTTATGGGATGAAGAAGAATAACACAGAGAGACATGAGAGACTGAGTCTGGGGTCTGACTGCTCTCTGAACATCTATAAAGCCTCAAAAGAAGATTATGGATCTTACACCTGTCAGCAATATGTGAATGGACATCAACAAGGAAATGATGCACGTGTTTATCTGCATGTTCTTCACG TTTCTGTTTCAGTCTCTCCATCATCCACACAGACTGAGATAAGACCAGGCCGCTCTGTGACTCTCTCCTGTCAGTTGATTTTATATGATGGAGTTTTGTGTGATACTTTGGTCAGTTTTGAGAGAATTCAGCTGTTGTGGGTGAATCAGACTGGTGTTGATCTGCAGAAAGACTCCAGATATCAGATATCATCAGGACACTGTATCAGCACTCTGACTACAACACTCCTGAATGAAGACAACAACAGAGAGTGGAGATGTCAAGTTAATAACGGAACTAAAGTGGAGACCTCAGTTAGCTATTCTGTCAAGTATTTGG CTCCAACTGATACAACATCTGTGAGTTCAGTCACCACCCCAAACA CTCCAACTGATGCAACATCTGTGAGTTCAGTCACCACCTCAAACA CTCCAACTGATACAACACATGTGAGTTCAGTCACCACCCCAAACA TTGCAACTTCTACAACTATATATAACAAACTATCTTCAGTCTCCACCCCAGTCTCTGAAAGGACCTCAACTTCCAAAGCACCAGTATCTCCATCACAACAAG TGATTGTGATTGTTGTTGTGATTGCTGCATTAGCTGTTCTCCTTCCTGCTGTTCTTCTATGTGTGATCCTGAAAAAGAGAGCTG GTAATAGAAGAGAGGTTCACTCCAATTCTTCCCCAGGTGCAAAT ACAGATGATGTGACTTATTCACAGGTTACAGTTTCTGGAAAAAAGCAGGGGTCAAAGAACAAT GTTCATTCTGATGATAAAGTGACTTACGCTTCCATCAGAGGAGCAACAGCTGGACCCCACGGAGGACTGCAGTGA
- the LOC127452783 gene encoding uncharacterized protein LOC127452783 isoform X6 yields the protein MSNKCHICLLVLTILCSLLIGISGVKDTHVFCSSGENVILPCNNARSDCNTTTWNYNRNRNSETFELFAYGMKKNNTERHERLSLGSDCSLNIYKASKEDYGSYTCQQYVNGHQQGNDARVYLHVLHVSVSVSPSSTQTEIRPGRSVTLSCQLILYDGVLCDTLVSFERIQLLWVNQTGVDLQKDSRYQISSGHCISTLTTTLLNEDNNREWRCQVNNGTKVETSVSYSVKYLAPTDTTHVSSVTTPNIATSTTIYNKLSSVSTPVSERTSTSKAPVSPSQQVIVIVVVIAALAVLLPAVLLCVILKKRAGNRREVHSNSSPGANEQTDDVTYSQVTVSGKKQGSKNNVHSDDKVTYASIRGATAGPHGGLQ from the exons ATGTCTAATAAGTGTCACATATGTCTGCTGGTGCTGACAATTCTCTGCTCACTTCTCATAG GTATCAGTGGAGTGAAAGACACTCATGTGTTCTGCAGTTCTGGTGAAAATGTCATTCTGCCCTGTAATAATGCCCGTTCTGACTGCAACACAACTACATGGAACTATAATAGAAATAGAAATTcagagacatttgaactgtttgCTTATGGGATGAAGAAGAATAACACAGAGAGACATGAGAGACTGAGTCTGGGGTCTGACTGCTCTCTGAACATCTATAAAGCCTCAAAAGAAGATTATGGATCTTACACCTGTCAGCAATATGTGAATGGACATCAACAAGGAAATGATGCACGTGTTTATCTGCATGTTCTTCACG TTTCTGTTTCAGTCTCTCCATCATCCACACAGACTGAGATAAGACCAGGCCGCTCTGTGACTCTCTCCTGTCAGTTGATTTTATATGATGGAGTTTTGTGTGATACTTTGGTCAGTTTTGAGAGAATTCAGCTGTTGTGGGTGAATCAGACTGGTGTTGATCTGCAGAAAGACTCCAGATATCAGATATCATCAGGACACTGTATCAGCACTCTGACTACAACACTCCTGAATGAAGACAACAACAGAGAGTGGAGATGTCAAGTTAATAACGGAACTAAAGTGGAGACCTCAGTTAGCTATTCTGTCAAGTATTTGG CTCCAACTGATACAACACATGTGAGTTCAGTCACCACCCCAAACA TTGCAACTTCTACAACTATATATAACAAACTATCTTCAGTCTCCACCCCAGTCTCTGAAAGGACCTCAACTTCCAAAGCACCAGTATCTCCATCACAACAAG TGATTGTGATTGTTGTTGTGATTGCTGCATTAGCTGTTCTCCTTCCTGCTGTTCTTCTATGTGTGATCCTGAAAAAGAGAGCTG GTAATAGAAGAGAGGTTCACTCCAATTCTTCCCCAGGTGCAAAT GAGCAGACAGATGATGTGACTTATTCACAGGTTACAGTTTCTGGAAAAAAGCAGGGGTCAAAGAACAAT GTTCATTCTGATGATAAAGTGACTTACGCTTCCATCAGAGGAGCAACAGCTGGACCCCACGGAGGACTGCAGTGA
- the LOC127452783 gene encoding uncharacterized protein LOC127452783 isoform X5: protein MSNKCHICLLVLTILCSLLIGISGVKDTHVFCSSGENVILPCNNARSDCNTTTWNYNRNRNSETFELFAYGMKKNNTERHERLSLGSDCSLNIYKASKEDYGSYTCQQYVNGHQQGNDARVYLHVLHVSVSVSPSSTQTEIRPGRSVTLSCQLILYDGVLCDTLVSFERIQLLWVNQTGVDLQKDSRYQISSGHCISTLTTTLLNEDNNREWRCQVNNGTKVETSVSYSVKYLAPTDTTSVSSVTTPNIATSTTIYNKLSSVSTPVSERTSTSKAPVSPSQQVIVIVVVIAALAVLLPAVLLCVILKKRAGNRREVHSNSSPGANEQTDDVTYSQVTVSGKKQGSKNNVHSDDKVTYASIRGATAGPHGGLQ, encoded by the exons ATGTCTAATAAGTGTCACATATGTCTGCTGGTGCTGACAATTCTCTGCTCACTTCTCATAG GTATCAGTGGAGTGAAAGACACTCATGTGTTCTGCAGTTCTGGTGAAAATGTCATTCTGCCCTGTAATAATGCCCGTTCTGACTGCAACACAACTACATGGAACTATAATAGAAATAGAAATTcagagacatttgaactgtttgCTTATGGGATGAAGAAGAATAACACAGAGAGACATGAGAGACTGAGTCTGGGGTCTGACTGCTCTCTGAACATCTATAAAGCCTCAAAAGAAGATTATGGATCTTACACCTGTCAGCAATATGTGAATGGACATCAACAAGGAAATGATGCACGTGTTTATCTGCATGTTCTTCACG TTTCTGTTTCAGTCTCTCCATCATCCACACAGACTGAGATAAGACCAGGCCGCTCTGTGACTCTCTCCTGTCAGTTGATTTTATATGATGGAGTTTTGTGTGATACTTTGGTCAGTTTTGAGAGAATTCAGCTGTTGTGGGTGAATCAGACTGGTGTTGATCTGCAGAAAGACTCCAGATATCAGATATCATCAGGACACTGTATCAGCACTCTGACTACAACACTCCTGAATGAAGACAACAACAGAGAGTGGAGATGTCAAGTTAATAACGGAACTAAAGTGGAGACCTCAGTTAGCTATTCTGTCAAGTATTTGG CTCCAACTGATACAACATCTGTGAGTTCAGTCACCACCCCAAACA TTGCAACTTCTACAACTATATATAACAAACTATCTTCAGTCTCCACCCCAGTCTCTGAAAGGACCTCAACTTCCAAAGCACCAGTATCTCCATCACAACAAG TGATTGTGATTGTTGTTGTGATTGCTGCATTAGCTGTTCTCCTTCCTGCTGTTCTTCTATGTGTGATCCTGAAAAAGAGAGCTG GTAATAGAAGAGAGGTTCACTCCAATTCTTCCCCAGGTGCAAAT GAGCAGACAGATGATGTGACTTATTCACAGGTTACAGTTTCTGGAAAAAAGCAGGGGTCAAAGAACAAT GTTCATTCTGATGATAAAGTGACTTACGCTTCCATCAGAGGAGCAACAGCTGGACCCCACGGAGGACTGCAGTGA